Below is a window of Picosynechococcus sp. PCC 7002 DNA.
ATCGCCACCTGAGAGGAATAGGAGAAGGGCGATCGCCGACCAATTTTTTCAGTTTTTTCAGCACTCTTGCTAGACACCTAAAGCTGGTTCTAGCTTTCCGTCAACTTGGTGAACAGGGTATCTTTCACCAGCATTTGCCGAAACATTTCCATTAAAAATTCTTGGGCTTGCTCCAGGCTCAGGTCTTGGGTACGGGTTTCAAAAATTTGTACCTGTAGCCTTTGTTCGAGGGTTAAGTTTGTTTCCGGGGACATGGGCAGCTCCTTGCCAATAATTCTGGCGAATATTGCGAATGTCTCTACTGCATTTAATCTAACCTCTGTCAATCGTTCTGTCAAAATTGAAACAAAAAGAAACAATGGGGCGATCGCCTATTTTCCAGGGAGCGGCCCGAAATTCGTTAAGCTGAAAGATGTTTTTAACAAACACCGATAAAACGATATTTTTGTAATCAGCCAAGACCCAGAGGACAATTTTTCGATATGCAAAGCTTTGCGGATGCCAAGGAATTTTTCCAATACAGTGCCGGACAATGGCAGTCTCGACGCGTTACCCACCACCTCCCCTTCCGGCGAGCCGAATCCGGTGGTTCGAATATCCAAGTCGAAACCCTCGAAAAAGACGACCCCCGCATCATTGAAATTTGCCAGATGCACGACATGGACGCTAGCCTCAGCGTCGGCGGCTCCTATGTCACCTGGGCTGGCACGATGCAATGGGACAAAGACGATGAAAACCACGAAGGCAGCACTGTTTTTGCCCTCATCCCCGATGCTGACAACCCCCGCCAAGGAAAACTGTTGCGGGAGCGCGGCTATGCGGAAATCGTCCCCGTCGCTGGTGAATATC
It encodes the following:
- a CDS encoding NblA/ycf18 family protein, with the translated sequence MSPETNLTLEQRLQVQIFETRTQDLSLEQAQEFLMEMFRQMLVKDTLFTKLTES
- a CDS encoding phycobiliprotein lyase — encoded protein: MQSFADAKEFFQYSAGQWQSRRVTHHLPFRRAESGGSNIQVETLEKDDPRIIEICQMHDMDASLSVGGSYVTWAGTMQWDKDDENHEGSTVFALIPDADNPRQGKLLRERGYAEIVPVAGEYHLDHEDGLVLTTEYETMTIYERFWFANPDLRLRTSTVKRFGGFNTTTFCMEERIQTSPVTATAAAETNPLYAISGW